A genomic region of Pontibaca methylaminivorans contains the following coding sequences:
- a CDS encoding sigma-54-dependent transcriptional regulator, translating into MSSVYLKHTGDHRGALPKLAPTDRGPGGMRPGTPGGILDGAEILIAVADHGFQDRLGRSLEQEGCRIRTTVYPGMIARWAREGLGDAAILDAGDADTAPFWLLKQLAALRPGLPIIIFSEDPEKASRLREQGVMVWDCLPRPADPGVIVPAVAGVLETARSDPEGPAADAVRGGHPVALIGQSAAMRELGELVSQLANGRLPVLIAGESGSGRSLIARILHERSAARGQEQLVLLGNHELGSCEEANAVLQCASRGTLLIDEITELTPEAQVRAVRLIDLSDGGPRFIATACADPMQAVRDGLLRSDLYYRLAGAVLQIPPLRERIEDIPAFAVHFLEQAGSTRRLDSAAMALLGQHSWPGNLRELGNMMGRLALAGTGGTITADEVRAILGKDSAPPPPVRRDALADTITRHLEQYFRLHEPDLPPPGLHRRFLREVEAPLIRVALDATGGNQARCARILGINRNTLRKKIDSLDIEVTRGRKMM; encoded by the coding sequence ATGAGCAGCGTCTATCTGAAACATACAGGCGATCATCGCGGCGCCCTGCCGAAGCTGGCGCCCACCGATCGCGGGCCGGGCGGCATGCGGCCGGGCACTCCGGGCGGAATCCTGGACGGTGCCGAAATCCTCATCGCCGTGGCCGATCACGGGTTTCAGGACCGGCTGGGCCGCAGCCTGGAACAGGAGGGATGCCGGATCCGTACGACGGTCTATCCGGGGATGATCGCCCGCTGGGCGCGCGAAGGGCTCGGCGATGCGGCAATTCTCGACGCGGGGGACGCCGATACCGCGCCGTTCTGGTTGCTCAAGCAGCTTGCCGCCCTGCGCCCGGGCCTGCCGATCATCATCTTTTCCGAGGATCCCGAAAAGGCATCCCGGCTGCGGGAACAGGGCGTCATGGTCTGGGACTGCCTGCCGCGCCCGGCCGATCCCGGTGTCATCGTCCCGGCTGTCGCGGGCGTGCTCGAGACTGCGCGCAGCGATCCCGAAGGGCCCGCCGCGGATGCGGTCCGGGGCGGACATCCGGTCGCGCTCATCGGCCAGAGCGCGGCGATGCGCGAACTTGGCGAACTGGTCAGCCAGTTGGCGAACGGCCGGCTGCCGGTGCTGATCGCCGGTGAAAGCGGCAGCGGCCGCTCGCTCATCGCCCGGATCCTGCATGAACGGTCTGCCGCACGGGGGCAGGAACAGCTTGTTCTGCTCGGCAATCACGAACTCGGCAGTTGCGAGGAAGCCAACGCAGTGCTGCAATGCGCCAGCCGCGGCACCCTGCTGATCGACGAGATCACCGAACTGACGCCCGAGGCCCAGGTGCGGGCGGTGCGCCTGATCGACCTGTCCGACGGCGGACCGCGTTTCATCGCCACCGCCTGCGCCGATCCGATGCAGGCGGTCCGCGACGGCCTGTTGCGCAGCGACCTGTATTACCGCCTGGCCGGCGCCGTGCTGCAGATTCCGCCGCTGCGGGAGCGTATCGAGGACATTCCCGCCTTTGCCGTGCATTTCCTCGAACAGGCGGGATCGACGCGCCGGCTGGATTCCGCGGCCATGGCGCTGCTCGGCCAGCATTCCTGGCCCGGCAATCTGCGCGAACTCGGCAACATGATGGGCCGGCTTGCGCTGGCCGGGACGGGCGGCACGATCACCGCCGACGAGGTCCGGGCCATTCTCGGCAAGGACAGCGCCCCGCCGCCGCCCGTCCGGCGGGATGCGCTTGCCGATACCATCACCCGGCACCTCGAGCAGTATTTCCGGCTGCACGAGCCCGACCTGCCGCCGCCGGGGCTGCACCGGCGCTTTCTGCGCGAGGTCGAGGCACCGCTGATCCGGGTCGCGCTTGATGCAACGGGCGGAAATCAGGCAAGATGTGCCCGGATCCTCGGTATCAACCGCAATACCTTGCGCAAAAAGATCGACAGCCTCGATATAGAGGTGACACGCGGACGCAAAATGATGTAA
- the ntrX gene encoding nitrogen assimilation response regulator NtrX: protein MSDILIVDDERDIRELVSDILEDEGFSTRLAGTSDECMAELNSEPPALLILDIWLKDSSMDGIDILKRVKRDNPDVPVVIISGHGNIEIAVAAIKQGAYDFIEKPFNIDQLLVVIRRAMETSRLRRENSSLRRREVSSADMIGESAAFRTMCAQLDKVTKSNGRVMLTGAAGSGKEIAARYIHSKSNRAGGPFVTVSCASIASDRMEEVLFGRETPERGIESGLLEEAHGGVVYFDEVADMPLGTQSKILRVLVDQQFQRVGGTDRVRVDLRVISSTSRDLEAEIEADRFRPELYHRLNVVPIAVPALEERREDIPILVAHFIERFHADQGFPLRDLSEEAAALMQTMEWPGNVRQLRNLIERVLILGDGSGPIEARELPSEGEAQVQDGRIVLSGALATLPLREAREAFEREYLLNQINRFGGNVSRTASFVGMERSALHRKLKSLGVVTSTRAGARVAHFDENIAAGEAP, encoded by the coding sequence ATGAGTGATATTTTGATTGTCGATGATGAACGCGACATCCGCGAGCTGGTGTCGGATATTCTGGAGGATGAGGGGTTCTCCACCCGGCTTGCCGGCACGTCGGATGAATGCATGGCCGAACTGAACAGCGAGCCGCCGGCGCTGCTGATCCTCGACATCTGGCTCAAGGACAGCAGCATGGACGGAATCGACATCCTCAAGCGCGTCAAGCGCGACAACCCGGATGTGCCCGTGGTCATCATCTCGGGGCACGGCAACATCGAGATCGCCGTTGCCGCGATCAAGCAGGGGGCTTACGATTTCATCGAAAAGCCCTTCAACATCGACCAGCTTCTTGTGGTGATCCGCCGCGCCATGGAGACCTCGCGTCTGCGCCGCGAAAATTCCTCGCTGCGGCGGCGCGAGGTGAGCAGCGCCGACATGATCGGCGAAAGCGCCGCCTTCCGCACCATGTGCGCGCAGCTCGACAAGGTGACCAAATCGAACGGCCGCGTGATGCTGACCGGCGCCGCCGGATCGGGGAAGGAGATCGCCGCGCGCTACATCCATTCCAAGTCGAACCGCGCCGGCGGCCCCTTCGTCACCGTCAGTTGCGCCAGCATCGCCAGCGATCGCATGGAAGAGGTGCTTTTCGGCCGCGAAACCCCCGAACGCGGCATCGAATCGGGGCTGCTCGAAGAGGCCCATGGGGGCGTGGTCTATTTCGACGAAGTGGCCGACATGCCGCTTGGCACGCAGTCCAAGATCCTGCGCGTTCTGGTGGATCAGCAGTTTCAGCGGGTCGGCGGCACCGACCGGGTGCGGGTCGATCTGCGCGTGATTTCCAGCACGAGCCGCGATCTCGAGGCCGAGATCGAGGCCGACCGCTTCCGCCCCGAACTCTACCACCGCCTGAACGTGGTGCCGATCGCGGTGCCCGCGCTCGAGGAGCGGCGCGAGGACATCCCGATTCTGGTCGCGCATTTCATCGAACGCTTTCACGCCGACCAGGGGTTCCCGCTGCGCGACCTGAGCGAGGAGGCGGCAGCGCTGATGCAGACCATGGAATGGCCCGGCAACGTGCGCCAGTTGCGCAACCTGATCGAACGGGTGCTGATCCTCGGTGACGGCAGCGGGCCGATCGAGGCGCGCGAACTGCCCTCGGAGGGCGAGGCGCAGGTGCAGGACGGGCGCATCGTGCTTTCCGGTGCGCTGGCGACGCTGCCCCTGCGCGAGGCCCGCGAGGCGTTCGAGCGCGAATATCTGCTCAACCAGATCAACCGCTTCGGCGGCAACGTGAGCCGCACCGCGAGCTTTGTCGGCATGGAGCGCAGCGCGCTGCACCGCAAGCTGAAATCGCTCGGCGTCGTCACCTCGACCCGGGCCGGCGCCCGGGTGGCCCATTTCGACGAAAACATCGCCGCCGGCGAGGCGCCCTGA
- the hfq gene encoding RNA chaperone Hfq — protein sequence MASDRQNLQDAFLNHVRKTKVPVTIFLINGVKLQGVITWFDNFCLLLRRDGQSQLVYKHAISTIMPSQPITLYEGETNS from the coding sequence ATGGCTTCGGACCGACAGAACCTGCAGGATGCTTTTCTAAACCATGTGCGCAAGACCAAGGTGCCCGTCACGATCTTTCTGATCAACGGCGTGAAGCTGCAGGGCGTGATCACCTGGTTTGACAATTTCTGCCTTCTGCTGCGCCGTGACGGGCAATCGCAACTGGTTTACAAACATGCGATTTCCACCATCATGCCGTCGCAGCCGATCACGCTTTACGAGGGCGAAACCAACTCTTGA
- the trkA gene encoding Trk system potassium transporter TrkA produces the protein MKIIICGAGQVGWQIARHLSGEKNDVTVVDKNADLVRRATDMLDVQGVAGFASHPGVLARAGANDAEMIIAATYSDEVNMVTCQVAHSLFGVQRNIARIRAPAYLEPAWSDLYAGERLPIDVIISPEQEVAEAALQRLSAPAAFDSEVFMDGRAQLLGLAVEPGCPVANTPLRQLSELFSTLRAVVVGVRREGTLFAPEPDDQLFAGDACYVFVHRDDVQRTIDIFGKKQRQQNRIVIVGGGNVGRIVAQRLERAPGRIRTRMIEQNRINAEIAAEDLDRTIVLHGDGLDATLLHEAGIVDADAILAVTDDDKTNMLVAVRAKAEGCPMAIALVNDPTLVPLMEPLGIDAYINPRATTVSSILRYIRHGRVRAVYSIGDAEAEVLEAQVMSTSPLAGQLLRDIEFPEGALVGAVMKAGEVLRPHGDLRIDEGDIVAIFAMAADVPEIERLLQVAIDYF, from the coding sequence ATGAAGATCATCATCTGCGGCGCGGGTCAGGTCGGCTGGCAGATCGCGCGCCACCTCTCCGGCGAAAAGAACGACGTGACCGTGGTGGACAAGAACGCCGACCTGGTGCGGCGGGCGACCGACATGCTCGACGTGCAGGGGGTGGCGGGATTTGCCAGCCATCCGGGGGTTCTGGCGCGGGCCGGGGCCAATGACGCCGAGATGATCATTGCCGCGACCTATTCCGACGAGGTGAACATGGTTACCTGCCAGGTGGCCCATTCGCTGTTCGGCGTGCAGCGCAACATCGCCCGGATCCGGGCGCCGGCCTATCTCGAACCGGCCTGGTCCGATCTCTATGCGGGCGAACGCCTGCCGATCGACGTCATCATCAGCCCCGAACAGGAAGTGGCCGAGGCGGCGCTGCAGCGGCTTTCGGCGCCGGCGGCTTTCGACAGCGAAGTGTTCATGGACGGGCGCGCGCAGCTTCTTGGTCTTGCGGTCGAGCCGGGCTGCCCGGTGGCCAATACGCCGCTGCGCCAGCTCAGCGAGCTGTTCTCGACCCTGCGGGCGGTGGTCGTCGGCGTGCGCCGCGAAGGCACCCTTTTCGCGCCCGAACCCGATGACCAGCTTTTCGCGGGCGATGCCTGCTATGTCTTCGTCCATCGCGACGACGTGCAGCGCACCATCGACATCTTCGGCAAGAAGCAGCGCCAGCAGAATCGCATCGTGATCGTCGGCGGCGGCAATGTCGGGCGCATCGTGGCGCAGCGGCTGGAACGGGCGCCGGGGCGCATCCGCACCCGCATGATCGAGCAGAACCGCATCAATGCCGAAATCGCGGCCGAGGATCTGGACCGCACCATCGTGCTGCATGGCGACGGGCTGGATGCAACGCTGCTGCACGAGGCCGGGATCGTTGACGCGGACGCGATCCTGGCCGTCACCGACGACGACAAGACCAACATGCTGGTGGCCGTGCGGGCCAAGGCCGAGGGCTGCCCGATGGCGATCGCGCTCGTGAACGATCCCACGCTCGTGCCGCTGATGGAGCCGCTCGGCATCGACGCCTATATCAACCCCCGCGCCACCACGGTGTCCTCGATCCTGCGCTATATCCGCCACGGGCGCGTCCGGGCGGTCTATTCGATCGGCGATGCCGAGGCCGAGGTGCTCGAGGCGCAGGTGATGTCCACCTCGCCGCTCGCCGGGCAGTTGCTGCGCGACATCGAATTCCCCGAGGGCGCCCTGGTCGGGGCGGTGATGAAGGCGGGCGAGGTGCTGCGCCCCCATGGCGACCTGCGCATCGACGAGGGCGACATCGTCGCGATCTTTGCCATGGCCGCGGATGTTCCCGAGATCGAGCGGCTGTTGCAGGTCGCGATAGATTACTTCTGA
- a CDS encoding TrkH family potassium uptake protein, whose product MAVRRADRSPFLRQPLFLQIWAVAALSMAMPALHALVLGNVALFRVFSTAGTLGLVAGVMVALARSGRPRNWVRSQLLALLATFAVLPLFLALPLYHGLGTTSFMNAYFDMVSAITTTGANIYDDPARLDPTLHLWRAQVGWMGGLFVLIAAAAILGWLSLGGFEVTSRSQPGRAVLLEVQRGERDPRLRLLHVTARLAPLYAGLTALAWMLLYIGGDDSLVALCHAMSVMATSGISPVGGLGGAESGIAGEMVLFLFMFLALSRLTLSGDTAEPGPLRLIRDPEFRLGLLLVVFVSLLLFLRHFLGAWETAPQEGVLQALRALWGALFTVMSFLTTTGFVSDAWEQSRLWSGLETPGMILLGLALIGGGVATTAGGVKLLRVYVLYLAGLRELQLLAYPSSVAGRSQHNPRIRRSGIFITWLTFMLFALTLALLTVVLAAMGIGFDQAVVLAVATLSTTGPLIEVAGETPLRLIELGPAAKAVLCAAMVLGRLEMLAIIALFAPSLWRQ is encoded by the coding sequence ATGGCGGTGCGGCGGGCAGACAGGTCGCCGTTCCTGCGGCAGCCGCTGTTCCTGCAGATCTGGGCGGTGGCGGCGCTGTCGATGGCGATGCCGGCGCTGCATGCGCTGGTGTTGGGAAACGTGGCCCTGTTCCGCGTGTTTTCCACGGCGGGAACGCTTGGCCTCGTGGCGGGCGTCATGGTCGCGCTCGCCCGCAGCGGGCGGCCGCGCAACTGGGTGCGCTCGCAGCTTCTGGCGCTGCTTGCGACCTTTGCAGTGCTGCCGCTTTTCCTCGCGCTGCCGCTCTATCACGGGCTCGGCACGACGAGCTTCATGAACGCCTATTTCGACATGGTGAGCGCGATCACCACCACCGGCGCCAATATCTACGACGATCCGGCGCGGCTCGACCCGACGCTGCATCTGTGGCGGGCGCAGGTCGGCTGGATGGGCGGGCTGTTCGTCCTGATCGCGGCGGCGGCGATCCTCGGCTGGCTGAGCCTCGGCGGCTTCGAGGTGACCTCGCGCAGCCAGCCGGGCCGGGCGGTGCTGCTCGAGGTGCAGCGGGGCGAGCGCGATCCGCGGCTGCGGCTCTTGCATGTAACCGCGCGGCTTGCGCCGCTTTACGCGGGGCTGACGGCGCTGGCCTGGATGCTGCTTTACATCGGCGGCGACGATTCGCTGGTGGCGCTCTGTCATGCCATGTCGGTGATGGCGACCTCGGGGATTTCGCCGGTCGGCGGACTCGGCGGCGCGGAGTCGGGCATCGCCGGCGAGATGGTGCTGTTCCTGTTCATGTTCCTGGCCCTGTCGCGGCTGACCCTTTCGGGCGATACGGCCGAGCCGGGGCCGCTGCGGCTGATTCGCGACCCCGAATTCCGCCTTGGCCTGCTGCTCGTGGTTTTCGTCTCGCTGCTGCTGTTCCTGCGCCATTTCCTCGGCGCCTGGGAGACCGCTCCGCAGGAGGGCGTGCTGCAGGCGCTGCGCGCGCTCTGGGGGGCGCTGTTCACGGTGATGTCGTTCCTGACCACGACCGGTTTCGTCAGCGACGCCTGGGAACAGTCGCGGCTCTGGTCGGGGCTCGAGACGCCGGGGATGATCCTGCTTGGCCTTGCGCTGATCGGGGGCGGGGTCGCCACCACCGCCGGCGGGGTCAAGCTGCTGCGGGTCTATGTGCTGTATCTCGCCGGGCTGCGGGAGCTTCAGCTTCTGGCCTATCCCTCGTCGGTGGCGGGGCGCAGCCAGCATAACCCGCGCATCCGCCGCAGCGGCATCTTCATCACCTGGCTCACCTTCATGCTGTTCGCCCTGACGCTGGCGCTGCTGACGGTGGTGCTTGCGGCAATGGGAATCGGTTTCGACCAGGCGGTGGTGCTGGCCGTCGCCACGCTCTCGACCACCGGGCCGCTGATCGAGGTGGCGGGCGAAACGCCGCTGCGCCTGATCGAGCTCGGCCCCGCCGCCAAGGCCGTGCTCTGCGCGGCGATGGTGCTCGGGCGGCTCGAGATGCTGGCAATCATTGCGCTTTTCGCGCCCTCGCTCTGGCGCCAGTGA
- a CDS encoding sensor histidine kinase NtrY-like, translating to MAARTSKRPLAAFNRWRRTRRARNLGTLGLVVLGPLLALATYLVLGQFDKHSSARLLRFVLLADLVYVLAVATLVLHQIARLVAARRAKSAGSRLHLRLTGVFALLALIPTVTVAVFAMLTVNVGLEGWFSDRVSQVVGSSLAAAQAYEAEQREDLAEDALALARYLDSSRQVALFMDDGELRQILNQGQAQIQRGLREAYVIDGTGRIRSRGERSYLFDFDDPGEDRIAEARDDALTIIQDWDNNEFRALVRLDAFADRYLYVSREVDGELLNLLDETKETVHLYQQLESERGKVLFEFGLIYLGFAVILILAAIWLGLWFAERLSRPVGRLAGAAQKVGAGDLDVQVIEEEGDDEIAQLGRYFNQMTRQLKQQRSTLLENTEQIESRRRLFDSVLSSVTSGVVGLDAEGSVTFVNRAAHRLLDWSGKNRSVPLPLAVPEFGTLFATLMKQGGSEGVHGEVKVTRQGRLENLLVQMAPRRAEDGELEGYVVVFDDVTDLVSAQRMAAWGDVARRIAHEIKNPLTPIQLSAERIKRKFGPMVGEEAGRLESMTDVIVRQTNDLRRIVDEFSKFARMPEPDRRREDLTALVRDAVVLQQSGHPELTIQAELPETSMPAEVDATMIAQALTNLIKNAGEAIETRQKKDETVEFDPRIRVTLSRDGGSHVITIADNGIGLPEDRARLFEPYVTTRSAGTGLGLPIVRKIIEEHGGSLTLEDAPRFGDTPWAGAMAVIRLPALDSGAPAVVPLDSNRKNLTEKAG from the coding sequence GTGGCAGCGCGGACATCGAAACGGCCGCTTGCGGCATTCAATCGCTGGAGACGCACAAGGCGCGCGCGCAATCTCGGCACGCTCGGGCTGGTGGTGCTGGGGCCGCTGCTGGCGCTGGCCACGTATCTCGTGCTCGGCCAGTTCGACAAGCACAGTTCCGCGCGGCTGCTGCGTTTCGTGCTGCTGGCCGACCTCGTCTATGTGCTGGCGGTGGCGACGCTGGTGCTGCATCAGATCGCGCGGCTGGTGGCGGCGCGGCGTGCGAAATCGGCCGGGTCGCGGCTGCATCTGCGGCTGACCGGCGTCTTTGCGCTGCTGGCGCTGATCCCGACCGTGACCGTCGCGGTCTTTGCCATGCTTACGGTGAATGTCGGGCTCGAGGGCTGGTTTTCGGACCGGGTGAGCCAAGTGGTCGGATCCTCGCTCGCGGCGGCGCAGGCTTACGAGGCCGAGCAGCGCGAGGATCTGGCCGAGGACGCGCTGGCGCTGGCGCGTTATCTCGATTCATCGCGCCAGGTTGCGCTGTTCATGGACGACGGAGAACTGCGGCAGATCCTGAACCAGGGGCAGGCGCAGATCCAGCGCGGGCTGCGCGAAGCCTATGTGATCGACGGCACCGGCAGGATCCGCAGCCGCGGCGAACGGTCCTACCTGTTCGATTTCGACGATCCCGGCGAGGACAGGATCGCCGAGGCGCGCGATGACGCCCTGACCATCATCCAGGACTGGGACAACAATGAATTCCGGGCGCTGGTGCGGCTCGATGCCTTTGCCGACCGCTATCTCTACGTCAGCCGCGAGGTGGACGGCGAGCTTCTGAACCTGCTCGACGAGACCAAGGAGACGGTGCATCTTTATCAGCAACTGGAAAGCGAACGCGGCAAGGTGCTGTTCGAATTCGGCCTGATCTATCTCGGCTTTGCGGTGATCCTGATCCTTGCCGCGATCTGGCTGGGCCTCTGGTTCGCCGAACGCCTGTCGCGCCCGGTCGGGCGGCTTGCGGGGGCCGCGCAGAAGGTCGGGGCGGGCGACCTTGACGTGCAGGTGATCGAGGAAGAGGGCGACGACGAGATCGCCCAGCTCGGGCGCTATTTCAACCAGATGACGCGGCAGTTGAAACAGCAGCGCAGCACGCTGCTGGAAAACACCGAACAGATCGAAAGCCGGAGGCGGCTGTTCGATTCGGTGCTGTCCTCGGTCACGTCGGGCGTCGTCGGGCTTGACGCGGAGGGCAGCGTCACCTTCGTCAACCGCGCCGCGCACCGGCTGCTGGACTGGAGCGGCAAGAACCGCTCGGTGCCGCTGCCGCTGGCCGTGCCCGAGTTCGGCACGCTGTTCGCGACGCTGATGAAGCAGGGCGGCAGCGAGGGCGTTCATGGCGAGGTCAAGGTGACGCGGCAGGGGCGGCTTGAAAACCTGCTGGTGCAGATGGCGCCGCGGCGTGCCGAGGATGGCGAGCTCGAGGGCTATGTGGTCGTGTTCGACGACGTGACCGACCTGGTCAGCGCCCAGCGCATGGCCGCCTGGGGTGACGTGGCGCGCCGCATCGCCCACGAGATCAAGAACCCGCTGACGCCGATCCAGTTGAGCGCCGAGCGGATCAAGCGCAAGTTCGGGCCGATGGTGGGCGAGGAGGCCGGGCGGCTTGAATCCATGACCGATGTGATCGTGCGCCAGACCAATGACCTGCGGCGCATCGTCGACGAGTTTTCCAAGTTCGCCCGCATGCCCGAACCCGACCGGCGGCGCGAGGATCTGACCGCGCTGGTGCGCGATGCGGTGGTGCTGCAACAGTCCGGCCACCCGGAGCTGACCATTCAGGCCGAGCTCCCCGAGACGTCCATGCCGGCCGAGGTGGATGCGACCATGATCGCGCAGGCATTGACGAACCTCATCAAGAACGCCGGAGAAGCGATTGAAACACGACAGAAAAAAGACGAGACAGTCGAGTTCGACCCAAGGATACGGGTCACTCTTTCCCGCGATGGCGGCAGCCATGTCATCACCATCGCGGATAACGGCATCGGCCTGCCCGAGGACCGGGCGCGGCTGTTCGAGCCCTATGTGACCACCAGAAGCGCGGGAACCGGGCTCGGACTGCCGATCGTGCGCAAGATCATCGAGGAACACGGCGGCTCGCTCACGCTCGAGGACGCGCCCCGCTTTGGCGACACGCCCTGGGCGGGGGCGATGGCGGTGATCCGGTTGCCGGCGCTCGACAGCGGTGCGCCGGCGGTGGTTCCGCTCGACAGCAACAGGAAAAATCTGACGGAGAAGGCAGGTTAG
- the hflX gene encoding GTPase HflX, which yields MNEEDRTTTRAWVLQPDIRSDPERRDPEPALEEAVALAAALPGLDIIGAEVVRIARPEPATLLGSGKVEELAARLSADEIDLVLIDGPLSPVQQRNLERAWDLKILDRTGLILEVFSERAATREGVLQVEMAALSYQRSRLVRAWTHLERQRGGYGFVGGPGETQLEADRRNIDDQLTRLRRQLEKVAKTRGLHRQARAKVPYPVVALVGYTNAGKSTLFNRLTGAGVRAEDMLFATLDPTMRRVVLPGGLEIILSDTVGFVSNLPTELVAAFRATLEEVLVADLVLHVRDISHPETEEQAADVATILESLGVSAETPMIEIWNKIDRLDADARHAVLARAERKEDVIALSALSGAGLEPLLAHMGEKLSGPRRSGRLELAFADGKRRAWLHEQGVVQAEHETETGWAIDVFWSMRQERLFQDL from the coding sequence TTGAACGAAGAGGACCGGACCACGACCCGCGCCTGGGTTCTGCAGCCCGACATCCGTTCCGACCCGGAGCGCCGCGATCCCGAACCCGCGCTCGAGGAGGCGGTGGCGCTTGCCGCCGCGCTGCCCGGACTCGACATCATCGGTGCCGAGGTGGTGCGCATCGCGCGGCCCGAACCGGCGACGCTGCTCGGCTCCGGCAAGGTCGAGGAACTGGCCGCGCGCCTTTCTGCCGACGAAATCGACCTCGTGCTGATCGACGGACCGCTTTCGCCCGTGCAGCAGCGCAATCTGGAACGCGCCTGGGATCTCAAGATCCTTGACCGCACAGGCCTGATTCTCGAGGTGTTCTCCGAACGCGCCGCGACCCGCGAGGGCGTGCTCCAGGTCGAGATGGCGGCGCTGTCCTATCAGCGTTCGCGGCTGGTGCGGGCCTGGACGCACCTTGAACGCCAGCGGGGCGGTTACGGCTTTGTCGGCGGTCCCGGCGAAACCCAGCTCGAGGCCGACCGGCGCAATATCGACGACCAGCTGACCCGCCTGCGCCGGCAACTGGAAAAGGTCGCCAAGACCCGCGGGCTGCATCGGCAGGCGCGGGCGAAGGTGCCCTATCCGGTGGTGGCGCTGGTCGGTTATACGAACGCCGGAAAATCGACCCTGTTCAACCGCCTGACGGGTGCCGGGGTGCGCGCCGAGGACATGCTGTTCGCGACGCTTGATCCGACCATGCGGCGGGTGGTCCTGCCCGGCGGGCTTGAAATCATCCTCTCGGACACGGTCGGTTTCGTCAGCAACCTGCCGACCGAACTGGTCGCGGCCTTCCGTGCGACGCTGGAAGAGGTGCTCGTGGCCGATCTTGTGCTCCATGTGCGCGACATCTCGCATCCCGAGACCGAGGAACAGGCGGCGGATGTGGCGACGATCCTCGAATCCCTCGGTGTCAGTGCCGAGACTCCGATGATCGAAATCTGGAACAAGATCGACCGGCTGGACGCCGACGCCCGCCACGCCGTGCTGGCCCGTGCCGAGCGCAAGGAGGATGTGATCGCGCTCTCCGCGCTGAGCGGCGCGGGGCTCGAGCCGCTGCTGGCGCATATGGGCGAAAAGCTCAGCGGTCCGCGCCGCTCCGGGCGGCTGGAGCTTGCCTTTGCCGACGGAAAGCGGCGCGCATGGCTGCATGAACAGGGCGTGGTGCAGGCCGAGCATGAGACCGAAACCGGCTGGGCGATTGATGTTTTCTGGAGCATGAGGCAAGAGCGGCTCTTTCAGGACCTCTGA
- a CDS encoding sulfite exporter TauE/SafE family protein, translated as MTLPEILLLVAAGFGAGVINTIAGGGTFLTFPALVFSGVPPVIANATSTVSVFPGYLSGAAGFLPELRAFRRAELLRLTALSLLGAFGGAALLLVSSDKVFSLVVPFLLLAATLAFLYGETIRKWAARSAVGVKPQGAFGLLAVCVYGGYFNGGLGIVLLALFALWGMEDIHRMNGLKNGLSFAVSIIAVGTFAVAGLVVWPQAVLMMVASTIGGYAGAPISRALPRRVLRGFIALIGFGMSAVFFYRLF; from the coding sequence ATGACACTGCCGGAAATCTTGCTTCTGGTCGCGGCCGGATTCGGTGCCGGGGTCATCAACACGATTGCCGGGGGCGGCACCTTCCTGACCTTTCCGGCCCTGGTCTTCAGCGGAGTTCCCCCGGTCATCGCCAATGCCACGAGCACGGTTTCGGTCTTTCCGGGCTATCTTTCGGGCGCGGCGGGGTTCCTGCCGGAACTGCGCGCCTTCCGGCGGGCGGAACTGCTGCGGCTCACGGCCCTGTCGCTGCTTGGCGCCTTTGGCGGCGCGGCCTTGCTGCTCGTTTCGTCGGACAAGGTGTTTTCGCTCGTCGTGCCGTTCCTGCTGCTCGCGGCGACGCTGGCCTTTCTCTATGGCGAGACGATTCGCAAATGGGCGGCACGAAGCGCCGTGGGCGTGAAACCGCAGGGCGCCTTCGGGCTGCTCGCGGTCTGTGTCTACGGCGGCTATTTCAACGGCGGGCTCGGGATCGTGCTGCTGGCGCTGTTCGCGCTCTGGGGGATGGAGGACATCCATCGCATGAACGGGCTGAAGAACGGGCTGTCCTTCGCGGTGTCGATCATCGCGGTCGGCACCTTCGCCGTGGCCGGGCTCGTGGTCTGGCCGCAGGCGGTGCTGATGATGGTGGCCTCGACCATCGGCGGCTATGCCGGGGCGCCGATCTCGCGGGCGCTGCCGCGCCGCGTGCTGCGCGGCTTCATCGCGCTGATCGGCTTCGGCATGAGCGCGGTCTTTTTCTATCGCCTGTTCTGA